A genomic region of Streptomyces sp. NBC_00247 contains the following coding sequences:
- a CDS encoding helix-turn-helix domain-containing protein has translation MKLVGKLVSLFRIEAGLTQTQLAASVGVQVETIASIEQGRRALLPDLAHRLDELLDTKGALATAVENLPEVDLIPAWAEQYMDLEREALALSWFENQVLPGLLQTEEYARAVFRSKVPVLSPTEIEKQVATRIARQDILQRDSPPTLSFIISEAVVRDRLGGDRVYFVTLQHLHACTDLAGVTLQVMPLGRTDHAALDGPFILLETPDFQHLGYTETQRGSQLVADANEVSILTQKYAMLRTQALNAEDSKGLLDRLLGEQ, from the coding sequence ATGAAGCTCGTCGGCAAACTGGTCAGCCTGTTCCGTATCGAGGCAGGCCTCACCCAGACCCAGTTGGCGGCGAGCGTCGGCGTTCAGGTCGAGACGATCGCCTCGATCGAGCAGGGCAGACGCGCCCTCCTCCCCGACCTGGCACACCGCCTGGACGAACTACTCGACACCAAGGGCGCCTTGGCGACAGCGGTGGAGAACCTCCCGGAGGTGGACCTGATCCCGGCCTGGGCCGAGCAGTACATGGACCTGGAACGCGAGGCGCTGGCGCTGTCGTGGTTCGAGAACCAGGTGCTGCCGGGGTTGCTCCAGACCGAGGAGTACGCGCGGGCGGTGTTCCGCAGCAAGGTACCCGTCCTTAGCCCGACGGAGATCGAGAAGCAGGTTGCCACTCGCATCGCCCGGCAGGACATCCTGCAACGCGACTCCCCGCCCACCCTGAGCTTCATCATTTCGGAAGCCGTGGTCCGAGATCGTCTTGGCGGTGACAGGGTCTACTTCGTGACCCTTCAGCACCTACACGCTTGCACAGATCTCGCGGGTGTCACCCTGCAGGTTATGCCCCTGGGCCGGACAGATCACGCGGCACTCGATGGTCCGTTCATCTTGCTGGAGACGCCCGACTTCCAGCACCTGGGATACACCGAAACCCAGCGGGGTAGCCAACTCGTGGCCGACGCGAACGAGGTCAGCATCCTCACTCAGAAATATGCAATGCTGCGGACGCAGGCTCTCAATGCGGAAGACTCGAAGGGCCTGCTGGACCGGCTGCTAGGAGAGCAATGA
- a CDS encoding DUF397 domain-containing protein codes for MSTAHMWFKSSYSGSEGGACVEVAFSWRKSSYSSEQGGACVEVSAHPAAVHIRDSKNPEGPILTVATGSWSAFAAYAATASA; via the coding sequence ATGAGCACCGCACACATGTGGTTCAAATCCAGCTACAGCGGTAGCGAGGGCGGCGCTTGTGTAGAAGTCGCTTTCTCTTGGCGGAAGTCCAGCTACAGCAGCGAACAAGGCGGCGCCTGCGTCGAGGTCTCCGCCCACCCCGCCGCCGTCCACATCCGCGACTCCAAGAACCCCGAGGGCCCCATCCTCACCGTCGCCACCGGTAGTTGGAGCGCATTCGCCGCCTACGCGGCCACGGCTTCCGCGTAG
- a CDS encoding phytanoyl-CoA dioxygenase family protein, which translates to MTVSSHAATQIDEFDEKGFLVLRGLLPAEFVRRLTREVDHWVDSGLRQRSIDACLCPERSPEPEAVELEMAAHGELVAYPPLLELLENENLLGPAFVFHHLHSDRRPPGAPGKPWHHDYEQRPQRHRRLPMVHVLHYVQGLRPGMGALAVLPGSHHEVAEKDARSHLGTGVLPGESLITELPPGSAVVLHSALFHTRRATDASASGEPDRYLIDASYCRTGELWPPVKPYWRRILAAGRKLRDGQERWQELFEERHFSAYESHGAGRAA; encoded by the coding sequence GTGACCGTCTCTTCGCATGCCGCAACGCAGATCGACGAGTTCGACGAAAAGGGCTTCCTGGTCCTTCGGGGCCTGCTGCCCGCCGAGTTCGTGAGGCGCCTGACACGGGAGGTCGATCACTGGGTGGACTCGGGTCTGAGGCAGCGGTCCATCGACGCCTGCTTATGCCCCGAACGGTCCCCGGAGCCGGAAGCGGTCGAGCTGGAGATGGCGGCGCACGGCGAGTTGGTCGCCTACCCGCCGCTGCTGGAGCTGTTGGAGAACGAGAACCTGCTCGGCCCTGCTTTCGTGTTCCACCACCTCCACAGCGACCGCCGCCCGCCCGGGGCTCCGGGCAAGCCCTGGCACCACGATTACGAGCAGCGGCCCCAGCGCCATCGGCGGCTTCCGATGGTTCACGTCCTCCACTACGTCCAGGGCTTGCGGCCAGGCATGGGGGCTCTCGCCGTGCTGCCCGGCTCGCACCACGAGGTCGCGGAGAAGGACGCCCGCAGCCATCTGGGGACGGGGGTCCTGCCCGGGGAGTCACTGATCACCGAACTGCCCCCGGGGTCCGCCGTGGTCCTTCACTCCGCGCTGTTCCACACCCGTCGCGCCACGGACGCCTCCGCGTCCGGGGAGCCGGACCGCTACCTGATCGACGCGTCGTACTGCCGTACGGGTGAGCTGTGGCCTCCGGTCAAACCGTACTGGCGGCGGATACTGGCAGCCGGCCGGAAGCTCCGGGACGGGCAGGAACGGTGGCAGGAACTCTTCGAGGAACGTCACTTCAGCGCGTACGAATCGCATGGCGCCGGGCGTGCGGCATGA
- a CDS encoding SDR family oxidoreductase encodes MVRTAVVTGAGSGIGRACALGLLADGWTVVLTGRREERLQESARLADASCRARAVVLPADVTDPQSVDALFSAVVERWGRLDLLFNNAADLMPYTATEDVDVADWHRVMDSVATGAFLCSRAAFRIMKTQTPRGGRIINNGAPSAQIPRPDSIAFTAAKHAVAGITRSLSLDGRRFDISCGQIDIGNVTPADRPQPAVRQPDGSLRVEPTMDVRHVVDTFRAMAALPVGVNIQSVLVMPSAMPYVGRG; translated from the coding sequence GTGGTGAGGACTGCTGTGGTCACGGGAGCGGGCAGCGGCATCGGACGCGCCTGCGCCCTGGGCCTCCTGGCCGACGGATGGACGGTCGTGCTGACCGGCCGGCGGGAGGAGCGGCTGCAGGAATCGGCGCGCCTGGCCGACGCCTCCTGCCGCGCGCGTGCGGTGGTGCTGCCCGCGGACGTCACCGACCCGCAGTCGGTGGACGCGCTCTTCTCCGCGGTGGTGGAACGGTGGGGGCGGCTGGACCTGCTCTTCAACAACGCCGCCGACCTGATGCCGTACACGGCCACCGAAGACGTGGACGTGGCGGACTGGCACCGGGTCATGGACTCGGTCGCCACCGGAGCCTTCCTGTGCTCGCGAGCGGCCTTCCGGATCATGAAGACACAGACTCCCCGGGGCGGACGGATCATCAACAACGGTGCTCCCTCGGCGCAGATCCCGAGACCCGACTCGATCGCTTTCACCGCCGCCAAGCACGCCGTGGCGGGCATCACCCGCTCGCTCTCTCTCGACGGCCGCCGTTTCGACATCTCCTGCGGGCAGATCGACATCGGCAACGTGACTCCCGCCGACCGCCCCCAGCCCGCCGTCCGGCAGCCCGACGGCTCACTGCGGGTGGAGCCCACCATGGACGTCCGGCACGTGGTCGACACGTTCCGGGCCATGGCCGCCCTTCCGGTCGGGGTGAACATCCAGTCCGTCCTGGTGATGCCCAGCGCCATGCCCTACGTCGGCCGGGGGTAG
- a CDS encoding aspartate aminotransferase family protein has product MNDRLQALHGTDGSRSWFERAKQSLAGGISSSSRLTSTGPHPYPLYITSGAGSRIRDVDGNEYVDYLISYGSAILGHAPPVLTDALTRVLHTGTMFGTCNVPEVELAETICRMVPCAELVRFANSGSEAVQGAVRAARGHTGRSRILKFEGHYHGWSDTLAISNRPTEAEAGPRTAPRSVPHSPGIPAGVVDDVVVCPWNDPAALRMVLDANAGALAAVICEPIVANNACTMPEPGYLEALREECTARGIVLIFDEVCTGFRTGPGGAQALFAVVPDIAVFSKALGGGLPIAAFAGRREIMEELASGRVKHGGTYNASPLCATAALVTLRQLGDPDVVQRIEDAGRQVMETAQKAAHDRGIPCSVQGVGAMFQTVFTSDGLPTRNYRDLLRVDQARSHAFRHELLKRGIHANAFPMACWFVSASLTDDDLAATCTAVTEAFGAL; this is encoded by the coding sequence ATGAATGACCGTTTACAGGCCCTGCACGGCACGGACGGCAGCCGATCCTGGTTCGAACGCGCCAAGCAGTCACTCGCGGGCGGGATCAGCTCCTCCTCCCGTCTCACCTCCACGGGCCCGCACCCCTACCCGCTCTACATCACCAGCGGGGCGGGCTCCCGCATCCGGGACGTCGACGGCAACGAGTACGTCGACTACCTCATCTCCTACGGCAGTGCGATCCTCGGCCACGCCCCGCCCGTGCTGACGGACGCCCTCACCCGGGTACTGCACACCGGCACGATGTTCGGCACCTGCAACGTCCCGGAGGTCGAGCTGGCGGAGACGATCTGCCGGATGGTGCCCTGCGCGGAGCTCGTCCGCTTCGCGAACTCCGGCAGCGAGGCCGTACAGGGCGCCGTACGCGCGGCCCGCGGCCACACCGGACGCTCACGGATCCTGAAGTTCGAAGGGCACTACCACGGGTGGTCGGACACCCTGGCGATCTCGAACCGCCCCACCGAAGCCGAAGCAGGCCCTCGCACAGCCCCACGGTCCGTGCCCCACTCCCCGGGAATCCCCGCCGGCGTCGTGGACGACGTGGTGGTGTGCCCGTGGAACGACCCGGCCGCACTGCGCATGGTCCTCGACGCCAACGCCGGGGCTCTCGCCGCTGTCATCTGCGAGCCGATCGTCGCCAACAACGCCTGCACCATGCCCGAGCCGGGATACCTCGAAGCCCTCCGCGAGGAGTGCACCGCCCGGGGCATCGTGCTGATCTTCGACGAGGTCTGCACCGGGTTCCGCACCGGCCCCGGCGGCGCCCAGGCCCTCTTCGCCGTCGTGCCCGACATCGCCGTGTTCTCCAAAGCCCTCGGGGGCGGACTGCCCATCGCCGCCTTCGCCGGACGCCGGGAGATCATGGAAGAACTCGCTTCGGGACGCGTCAAGCACGGTGGCACGTACAACGCCTCGCCGCTCTGCGCGACGGCCGCGCTGGTGACCTTGCGACAACTCGGTGACCCGGACGTCGTCCAGCGCATCGAGGACGCCGGCCGGCAAGTGATGGAAACGGCGCAGAAGGCCGCCCACGACCGGGGAATCCCCTGCTCGGTCCAGGGCGTCGGCGCCATGTTCCAGACCGTCTTCACCTCCGACGGCCTGCCCACCCGCAACTACCGCGACCTGCTGCGCGTCGACCAGGCCCGGTCGCACGCCTTCCGCCACGAACTCCTCAAACGCGGAATCCACGCCAACGCCTTCCCCATGGCCTGCTGGTTCGTCTCCGCCAGCCTCACGGACGACGACCTCGCAGCGACCTGCACGGCCGTCACGGAGGCGTTCGGAGCCCTGTGA
- a CDS encoding dihydrofolate reductase family protein, which yields MRKLILSISVSLDGFFEGPDHDIDWHFVDEELHQHFNDELGRMGAFIHGRVTYELMAEFWPTADADPANTGTVAEFAVIWRDMPKYVYSRTLDQVGWGSTLVREVDPDAIRALKAEPGGDLVVGGPTLADAFRRHGLIDEYRIYVHPVLIGRGSPLFRDTDARTNLRLVETRPFGSGVVLLRYEAEGGSTGAEGPAS from the coding sequence ATGCGCAAGCTCATCCTGTCCATCTCCGTCTCCCTTGACGGGTTCTTCGAGGGGCCGGACCACGACATCGACTGGCACTTCGTGGACGAGGAGCTGCACCAGCACTTCAACGACGAGCTGGGGAGGATGGGCGCGTTCATCCACGGGCGGGTGACGTACGAGCTGATGGCCGAGTTCTGGCCCACGGCGGACGCCGACCCGGCGAACACGGGGACGGTGGCCGAATTCGCCGTCATCTGGCGGGACATGCCGAAGTACGTCTACTCCCGCACCCTCGACCAGGTCGGTTGGGGTTCCACCCTCGTGCGCGAGGTCGACCCCGACGCGATCCGCGCGCTGAAGGCGGAACCGGGCGGTGACCTGGTGGTCGGCGGACCGACGCTGGCGGACGCCTTCCGGCGGCACGGGCTCATCGACGAGTACCGGATCTACGTCCACCCCGTACTGATCGGGCGCGGCAGCCCCCTCTTCCGCGACACCGACGCCCGTACGAACCTGCGCCTCGTGGAGACCCGGCCGTTCGGCAGCGGGGTGGTGCTGCTGCGGTACGAGGCGGAGGGCGGCAGCACGGGCGCGGAGGGGCCTGCGAGCTGA
- a CDS encoding quinone oxidoreductase family protein: MRAIQVYEVGGPEVLREAEVDQPRPGPGEAVVEVAASGVNFLDVYYREGRYSLPLPFTPGSEGAGTVVDVGPGVDDVAVGDRVGWVEIPGTYAERAVVDSSRLVPLPDDIGFETAAAVLLQGMTAHYLVKDAYPVQGGDTVLVHAAAGGMGLLLTQLITHLGGRVIGTTSTTAKAELAKRAGAAEVILSSAVGDLAAEVKRLNGGQGLPVVYDGVGAHTFDASLASLRTRGHLVLFGAASGAVPPFDPIRLAHGGSLTLIRPSLGDFIADRSELLRRAADVFEWVRSKALEVTVTGRYALSEAARAHSDLEARRTTGKLLVVPDAAALGRREETQS, from the coding sequence ATGCGGGCGATTCAGGTGTACGAAGTGGGCGGTCCCGAGGTGCTGCGGGAGGCCGAGGTGGACCAGCCGCGGCCGGGTCCGGGCGAGGCGGTCGTGGAGGTCGCCGCGTCCGGGGTCAACTTCCTCGACGTCTATTACCGCGAAGGCCGCTACAGCCTCCCGCTGCCCTTCACCCCGGGCTCCGAGGGCGCCGGCACGGTCGTCGACGTCGGCCCCGGCGTCGACGACGTCGCAGTCGGGGACCGGGTCGGCTGGGTGGAGATTCCCGGCACGTATGCCGAGCGGGCCGTCGTGGACTCCTCCCGGCTGGTGCCGCTGCCCGACGACATCGGCTTCGAGACCGCCGCCGCCGTGCTCCTCCAGGGCATGACCGCGCACTATCTCGTCAAGGACGCCTACCCGGTTCAGGGGGGCGACACGGTGCTCGTGCATGCGGCTGCCGGTGGCATGGGGCTGCTCTTGACCCAGCTCATCACCCATCTCGGCGGCAGGGTGATCGGCACCACGTCGACCACGGCGAAGGCCGAGCTGGCGAAGCGTGCCGGGGCCGCCGAGGTGATCCTTTCCTCCGCGGTCGGCGATCTCGCGGCCGAGGTGAAGCGCCTCAACGGCGGTCAGGGACTGCCGGTCGTCTACGACGGCGTCGGCGCGCACACCTTCGACGCGAGCCTCGCCAGCCTGCGAACCCGCGGCCATCTCGTGCTCTTCGGCGCGGCAAGCGGTGCCGTGCCGCCGTTCGATCCGATTCGGCTCGCCCACGGCGGTTCGCTGACCCTGATCCGGCCCAGCCTCGGGGACTTCATCGCCGATCGGTCCGAACTGCTCCGACGGGCCGCCGATGTGTTCGAGTGGGTGCGCTCCAAGGCGCTTGAGGTCACCGTGACGGGCCGCTACGCGTTGTCCGAGGCCGCCCGGGCCCACAGCGATCTGGAGGCTCGGCGTACCACCGGCAAGCTGCTCGTCGTACCCGACGCGGCCGCTCTCGGACGCCGCGAGGAGACGCAGAGCTGA
- a CDS encoding MFS transporter, with protein sequence MTRGLLPEPGPRRTLAAATFISSIGNGLFMTAAALFFTRSVGLSVAQVGLGMGVAALVGLSAGVPVGRVADLRGPRETYRVIQLVQAVAMAVLVLVHSFGMFVLVITVTQLASSAGAAARGPLTRGLAGAEPTKYRSYLRAVANLAGACGGVMAGVVVQLDTRGAYLALVLANALSFLLCAALVGRLPHQTPSRQQESGTGVPPLSRWEVLKDRPYVAVTALDSVLSLQGHVLVFALPLWIVGHSAAPQWLVGGCAVINTLIVVAFQVRASRSVVDTASAGRGAARSGVAFLLGMASVALAAGAPAWLATALIVVGVVVHTVGELWYTAASFELSFRLAPAHAQGQYSGLGATGTGLASSLAPSVLGLFCIAWGVPGWLALGGVFVLAGLAMPYAARWACRDPHSHTGIVRPV encoded by the coding sequence GTGACGCGCGGGCTGCTGCCCGAGCCGGGTCCCCGGCGGACTCTCGCGGCGGCGACCTTCATCAGCTCCATCGGCAACGGCCTCTTCATGACCGCCGCCGCGCTCTTCTTCACCCGCTCGGTCGGGCTGTCGGTGGCGCAGGTCGGCCTGGGCATGGGAGTGGCGGCCCTCGTCGGCCTGTCGGCCGGGGTTCCGGTGGGGCGGGTGGCCGACCTGCGCGGACCCCGCGAGACGTATCGGGTGATCCAGCTGGTGCAGGCCGTGGCGATGGCGGTGCTGGTGCTGGTGCACTCGTTCGGCATGTTCGTGCTGGTCATCACCGTCACTCAGCTCGCCTCCTCGGCCGGCGCCGCCGCCCGGGGGCCGCTGACGCGTGGGCTCGCCGGGGCCGAGCCCACGAAGTACCGGTCCTACCTGCGGGCCGTTGCCAATCTGGCCGGGGCCTGCGGCGGGGTCATGGCCGGCGTGGTGGTGCAGCTGGACACCCGGGGCGCATACCTGGCGCTGGTGCTGGCCAACGCCCTGAGCTTCCTGCTCTGCGCGGCCCTCGTGGGCAGATTGCCGCACCAGACGCCGTCCCGGCAGCAGGAGTCCGGGACCGGCGTCCCACCCTTGAGTCGCTGGGAGGTGCTGAAGGACCGTCCGTACGTGGCGGTCACCGCGCTGGACTCGGTCCTCTCGCTCCAGGGGCACGTCCTGGTGTTCGCGCTGCCCCTGTGGATCGTCGGGCACAGCGCGGCCCCGCAGTGGCTGGTGGGCGGGTGCGCGGTGATCAACACCCTGATCGTGGTGGCGTTCCAGGTACGCGCGAGCCGGTCGGTCGTCGACACCGCCTCGGCGGGCCGGGGCGCGGCCCGTTCCGGAGTGGCGTTCCTGCTCGGCATGGCGTCGGTGGCGCTCGCGGCGGGGGCCCCGGCGTGGCTCGCCACCGCCCTGATCGTCGTCGGCGTCGTCGTGCACACGGTCGGCGAACTGTGGTACACCGCCGCCTCGTTCGAGCTGAGCTTCCGACTGGCTCCGGCCCACGCCCAGGGGCAGTACTCCGGACTCGGCGCCACCGGCACCGGCCTGGCGAGCTCCCTCGCACCCTCCGTCCTGGGCCTGTTCTGCATCGCCTGGGGCGTTCCCGGCTGGCTGGCCCTCGGCGGCGTCTTCGTGCTCGCCGGACTGGCGATGCCGTACGCGGCCCGGTGGGCCTGTCGGGATCCCCATTCTCATACCGGTATAGTTAGACCGGTATAG
- the map gene encoding type I methionyl aminopeptidase: MIEILNSARLERARETGALVGDILHTLKRRSTVGTNLLQIDRWTKEMITEAGAQSCYVDYAPSFGRGPFGHYICTAVNDAVLHGRPHDYTLADGDLLTLDLAVAKGGVAADSAISFLVGKARPAKSVAMIETTERALAAGIAAAKPGARIGDLSHAIGTVLGEAGYPVNTEFGGHGIGSTMHQDPHVANTGRPGRGYELRPGLLLALEPWIMADTATLVTDADGWTLRSATGCRTAHSEHTIAITEDGAEILTLPTRARP; the protein is encoded by the coding sequence ATGATCGAGATCCTGAACTCCGCGCGACTGGAACGGGCGAGAGAGACCGGCGCCCTGGTCGGAGACATCCTGCACACGCTGAAACGGCGCAGCACGGTCGGGACGAACCTGCTGCAGATCGACCGGTGGACCAAGGAAATGATCACCGAGGCGGGCGCGCAGTCCTGCTACGTCGACTACGCGCCCTCCTTCGGGCGCGGCCCGTTCGGGCACTACATCTGCACGGCCGTCAACGACGCGGTGCTCCACGGACGGCCTCACGACTACACCCTGGCGGACGGGGACCTGCTGACACTCGACCTCGCCGTGGCCAAGGGCGGGGTGGCCGCGGACTCCGCGATCAGCTTCCTGGTGGGCAAGGCCAGGCCCGCAAAGAGCGTGGCGATGATCGAGACGACCGAACGCGCGCTCGCCGCCGGCATCGCCGCCGCCAAGCCCGGGGCGCGCATCGGCGACCTCTCCCACGCCATCGGCACGGTACTCGGCGAGGCGGGTTACCCGGTCAACACCGAGTTCGGAGGGCACGGCATCGGCTCGACCATGCACCAGGACCCGCACGTGGCCAACACCGGACGGCCCGGCCGCGGATACGAGCTGCGCCCCGGACTGCTGCTCGCGCTGGAGCCCTGGATCATGGCCGACACCGCCACACTCGTCACCGACGCCGACGGCTGGACGCTGCGCAGCGCCACGGGCTGCCGGACCGCGCACAGCGAGCACACCATCGCCATCACCGAGGACGGAGCCGAGATTCTCACCCTGCCGACGCGGGCACGACCGTAG
- a CDS encoding DUF4253 domain-containing protein — translation MATLPNPLPSLASHGLDLPSGSLVDITIDGPWHEPLFWYGNTAATPGGFASLRAIGRPVGLLPVLIDEGPRQEPPGAWDLDPGRVSYPGDHDAEEVLLSFWEPYAADEAGDAGEETADGPEWPGLAPSPAAAGPGEPDQLAAGLADMLSSLHLDGDGTGLRPALVPARRSADIPAAIGWTGPVNHEDDVARLCAVLRSWEDRFGIRVVALGFDTLTVSVGRPPTTLAEARALAAEHYAFCPDTIDQNPPYDLDAYAEKHLLNRESWSFWWD, via the coding sequence ATGGCGACGCTTCCGAACCCCCTCCCGTCCCTTGCCTCCCATGGGCTGGATCTGCCGTCCGGCTCTCTCGTGGACATCACGATCGACGGCCCCTGGCACGAACCTCTGTTCTGGTACGGGAACACGGCGGCGACCCCGGGCGGCTTCGCGTCCCTGCGCGCCATCGGCCGACCGGTCGGGCTGCTGCCCGTGCTGATCGACGAGGGCCCGCGCCAGGAGCCGCCCGGGGCCTGGGACCTCGATCCCGGACGCGTCTCCTACCCGGGGGACCACGACGCCGAGGAGGTGCTCCTCAGCTTCTGGGAGCCGTACGCCGCAGACGAAGCCGGCGACGCCGGCGAGGAAACCGCCGACGGCCCCGAGTGGCCCGGCCTGGCCCCGTCCCCGGCCGCCGCGGGTCCCGGCGAACCCGATCAACTGGCCGCCGGTCTCGCCGACATGCTCAGCAGCCTCCACCTGGACGGCGACGGCACAGGCCTGCGCCCGGCGCTCGTACCCGCGCGGCGCAGCGCGGACATCCCCGCCGCCATCGGCTGGACGGGTCCGGTCAACCACGAGGACGACGTCGCCCGCCTCTGCGCGGTGCTCCGCTCCTGGGAGGACCGGTTCGGCATCCGGGTCGTGGCACTGGGCTTCGACACCCTGACCGTGTCGGTCGGCCGCCCGCCGACCACGCTCGCCGAGGCGCGGGCGCTCGCGGCCGAGCACTACGCCTTCTGCCCGGACACCATCGACCAGAACCCGCCGTACGACCTCGACGCGTACGCCGAGAAGCACCTGCTGAACCGCGAGTCCTGGTCCTTCTGGTGGGACTGA
- a CDS encoding HEAT repeat domain-containing protein → MNRTEKLIAEYGTLPQESDRRREIVYDLGGMLSTEPDHPGILSFLIEVVADQEAYDLARVEATKPLRLWPPSDPETWRLAGAVLVTAVEHPDEDLVRQYAVMALGSYADDSVVHAALAEAVLSDPDPLVRDNALAALSEAGPSEGRAEVLRRLSTDTHLGHEAVRILAGWEQEATG, encoded by the coding sequence ATGAACCGGACGGAAAAGCTGATCGCGGAGTACGGAACGCTGCCCCAGGAGAGCGACCGCAGGCGGGAAATCGTCTACGACCTCGGCGGCATGCTCTCCACCGAGCCGGACCATCCGGGCATCCTGTCGTTCCTCATCGAGGTCGTCGCCGATCAGGAGGCGTACGACCTCGCCCGCGTCGAGGCGACGAAGCCGCTGCGGCTCTGGCCCCCGTCCGACCCGGAGACCTGGCGCCTCGCGGGTGCCGTCCTCGTCACGGCCGTCGAACACCCGGACGAGGACCTGGTCCGGCAGTACGCGGTGATGGCGCTGGGCTCGTACGCGGACGACTCCGTCGTGCACGCGGCGCTGGCCGAAGCCGTCCTGAGCGACCCCGACCCGCTCGTACGGGACAACGCCCTCGCCGCCCTCAGCGAAGCCGGTCCGAGCGAGGGCCGGGCCGAGGTGCTCCGCCGGCTGTCCACCGACACCCACCTCGGCCACGAGGCCGTCCGCATCCTCGCGGGCTGGGAGCAGGAGGCGACCGGGTAG
- a CDS encoding DNA polymerase III subunit beta family protein produces MRSIGGMARESGLSVSALRFYDGAGVLVPARVDPVSGYRWYGPEQLEESRLLARLRRAGMPLADIRLVLAGWSGADTDLVRKLLEAHLRRLERGLSDARTEFSALRALLDRRENPMTVLRTDPVRLTVSAPELAAALDAVRFAAGTDPELPMLGGVLFDIEGEVLHVVATDRYRMAVARAGATGYDGARVQAVVPSPLVDAMRALLGDDASVRLTVDGGRVILETGDRQAAGQCVDQGFPDYRRLVRLPAGLRAPVDVAAFREAVEAGPVRPSEAREQDGVSFDLSVLEVAADGRVTVCEDGDGGGSRVAVNRAFLLEALAAGSPDRLILEFGAPTAPLAIRRTDTDDTFSMLMPVRLES; encoded by the coding sequence ATGCGCAGCATTGGTGGGATGGCCCGGGAGAGCGGGCTGAGCGTGAGCGCCCTGCGGTTCTACGACGGTGCCGGGGTGCTGGTCCCGGCCCGGGTGGATCCGGTCAGTGGATACCGCTGGTACGGACCCGAGCAGCTGGAGGAGTCACGGCTGCTCGCACGGCTGCGCCGGGCGGGTATGCCGTTGGCGGACATCCGGCTGGTGCTGGCGGGCTGGTCCGGAGCCGACACCGACCTGGTGCGGAAGCTGCTGGAGGCACATCTGCGCCGTCTCGAACGGGGGCTGTCCGATGCCCGCACCGAGTTCTCCGCGCTCCGAGCTCTACTCGACCGCAGGGAGAATCCCATGACCGTGCTCCGCACCGACCCCGTCCGGCTGACCGTTTCCGCGCCCGAGCTGGCCGCGGCGTTGGACGCGGTCCGGTTCGCCGCCGGAACCGACCCGGAGCTGCCGATGCTCGGCGGTGTCCTGTTCGACATCGAGGGCGAGGTTCTTCACGTCGTGGCCACCGACCGGTACCGGATGGCTGTCGCGCGAGCCGGTGCCACCGGGTACGACGGGGCCCGTGTGCAGGCCGTCGTGCCGTCCCCGCTCGTCGACGCCATGCGGGCGCTGCTCGGCGACGACGCGTCCGTCCGGCTCACCGTGGACGGTGGCCGCGTGATCCTGGAGACGGGGGACCGGCAGGCGGCCGGCCAGTGCGTCGATCAGGGCTTCCCCGACTACCGTCGCCTCGTCCGCCTGCCTGCCGGGCTCCGTGCCCCCGTCGATGTCGCGGCGTTCCGGGAAGCGGTGGAAGCGGGGCCCGTACGCCCGAGTGAGGCGCGGGAGCAGGACGGTGTCTCCTTCGACCTCAGCGTGCTGGAGGTGGCGGCGGACGGCCGGGTGACCGTGTGCGAGGACGGTGACGGTGGCGGGAGCCGTGTCGCGGTCAACCGCGCGTTCCTCCTGGAGGCCCTCGCCGCCGGTTCCCCGGACCGGCTGATCCTGGAATTCGGTGCCCCCACGGCACCGTTGGCGATCCGCCGGACCGACACCGACGACACCTTTTCGATGCTGATGCCGGTCCGCCTGGAGAGCTGA